The sequence below is a genomic window from Uranotaenia lowii strain MFRU-FL chromosome 2, ASM2978415v1, whole genome shotgun sequence.
TGCAACTCTGCCACACGCATCGTCGCCAACAATCGTCTTCAGGACTCGAGCGATGGGCCATTTCGTAGGAGGCAAGTTGTTGTCTTCGACCAGAACCATGTCACCGACGGCTAGATTCGGGTGTTTACCGGGCCATTTTTGGAGACGCTGTAGAGTGGGCAAGTATTCTACGTACCAGCGATCCCAAAGCGTTTGGAGAACACGCTGTTGGTCTTGCCAGCGGGACAGGTGATTGGAGGGTAACGAGGTAAGGTTTGGTTCGGGAAGAGCTAGGATTGGACCACCGATTAGGAAATGGCCTGGAGTTAGGGCCTCGAGGTCTGTGGGATCGTTGGAACGGGGACTAAGCGGCCGGGAGTTGAGGCACGCTTCGATTTGTGCGACCGTAGTGGTCATTTCCTCTTGCGTCTGAAGGACATCAAGAGTCACGCGATGTAGGTGATGTTTCACGGACTTGACGCAAGCTTCCCACAACCCTCCAAAGGTGGGTGAGCGTGGTGGGATGAAATGGAAAGCGATTCCCATTCGGGCTGTTGTTCTGGCAATCTCGGACTGATGCCGTTGCGACAGGAAGAGAACACGAAGTTCTTCCAGCTGGTTCTTTGCGCCGACAAAATTCGTGGCGTTGTCGCAGTAAATATCTGATGGACGTCGTCTCCGGGAGCAGAACCGTTTCAGCGCTGCGATGAAAGCGTCGGATGTGAGGCTCATTACCAGTTCGAGATGTGCGGCCTTGGTAACCATGCAAACGAAGACGCAAATATAGGATTTGATTGGGCCCTGTTTGCGAGGAGGTTTCAAGTACACTGGACCCATGAAATCGACTCCGGTACTGGCGAATGGAAGCGATGGTGTAACACGTACAGCAGGAAGATGTGCCATAACTTGCTGAGCGAATCTCGGTTTGTTGCGGAAACAGACGATGCATTGGTGGACTGTATTACGGGCTTTATTTGGACCATCTATTGGCCAGTAACGACGACGAACCGCTGCCAATAGATGAGAAGGTCCTGCGTGAAGCGTTTCTTCATGGGCGTCGAGGAAGATAAGATCCGTGATGAAATGCTTCTTCGGAATGAGAAACGGATATTTTCGGTCGAATGGAATTGGAGCGTTTTTGAGGCGACCTCCCACACGAATCAACTGTTCATTTTGGTCCATGAACGGGCGAAGTTTCAGCAACGGAGATTTCTGCGAAACGGTCGATCCTTGCCGTAAACGTTTGTGATCTTCAGCAAACTCTTCGAGCTGCACGCATTGCAGAAGTGACAACTCTGCCGAACGAATCTCGGAAGGTACCAGAAATCCTACGGTGCGTGCATGTTCCAATAACTTACAGTTATTCATGAAACGCTTGCAAAGGGCGATGATTCGAAGTAGGCGATAGTAGCTATCAAAATAGCCCAACGTTTCTCGGGTCCAGGACTCTTGGTGAGTGCAAACTGCGGAAATAGGAACGGATTTCCTTTTCTCGGTGTCTACTTCTGGCGGCGGCTGGGTTTTCCAGGAATACGCGGACGCAGGCCAATGTTGAGGAGGACGAAGCAGCCATTTTGGACCATTCCACCACAATTCATTGCCAACGATGGATTCTGGAGTCAAACCACGCGAAATGTGGTCAGCCGGATTGTCTTCAGTAGGCACATGCAGCCACGTAGCGGTCTCAGTTAACTGCTGAATCTGCGAAACCCGATTGGCGACGAAGGAATTCCAATTCGATGGATCACGCGAAATCCAGTGCAGTGTAATTGTAGAATCTGACCACAGAAACCGGGGACATTGGAGTTGAAGGCTCTCCAGCAGTTGATTCTGTAGATTAGCCAAACGAAGACTAGCACACAACTCCAGACGTGCGAGGGTAGGTCTCCGCTTCTCAGTTGGGGCAACCCTGGATTTTGCTGTCATCAGGCGAACAGTGACTGCACCCGATGCGGATATCGAACGAAGGTTGATGCAGGCACCGTATGCACGCAGCGAAGCATCAGCAAACCTATGAAGCTCTAAAGTGGCTAGCTTCTTCGTCAACACGAAGCGAGGAATCGAAAGCTGCGACAAAATCAGGAGCTGCGATGATATCTCCATCCACTGGTCGGAAATACTTGTGGGAACCGGATCATCCCAGCCTAACTGCATTTCCCAAAGGAGCTGGATCAGCATTTTCGCACGAACAATCACCGGACCAACTAACCCAAGCGGATCGAACAAGCTGCAGATATGCGACAGGATATTTCGCTTGGTCGAAGGGACGTCTGGCCATTCAGGAACTTTGAACAGAAGCTCATCGGAGGTAAGCTTCCAAAATAAGCCGAGTGCTTTGATTGGAGACGAACGATCAAGTTCCAAAACGGAGGCCTGTTCTCGAAGCTCTGCTGGAAACTGCTCAACTACTTCTGTGACTGCTTCCTCCACTGTATCGAACCCACGCATAACGTCGTCAACGTAGAAACCTTGTTTGACTACGGGAACTGCTTTCGGAAAATTCTGGGCTTCATCGTCGGCTATTTGCTGCAGACATCGTGTTGCCAGGTACGGTGCGGTGGTGGTGCCATAGGTGACCGTCGTGAGCTCGTACGTACGAAGTGGTTCCGAAGAAGATTCACGCCAGAGAATCCGCTGATAAGCCCGATCTTCCTCTGCTACCCAGATTTGGCGGTACATTTTCGTCACGTCAGCTGTTACGACAACAGGATGCATCCGAAACCGTAGAATGATCGAAATCATGTCATCCTGAACAGTTGGACCCTTCAGCAGCACGTCGTTGAGGCTAAAACCCGAAGTGGTTTTGCAGGAACCGTCGAACACTACTCGCAGCTTCGTAGAAGAACTGTCCGGCTTAAAAACAGCATGATGTGGCAAATAGAAATGGCGACCCGGAGCATCCTCGACAGCATCAACCAATTCCATATGTCCAAGCGCAAGATATTCGGACATGAACGAGGAATATTGTGCCTTGAGATCGGAATTCTGCTCAAGACGTTTTTCGAGGCAGTAGAATCGACGAGTGGCGATAGCACGCGAATTTCCCAGCTGACCAATAAGTTCCGGTTTTTTGGGTAGGCTAACGATGTAACGTCCGGAATCATCCCTGCGAGTTGTTGATTCGAAGTGGTTCTCACAAAGGCGCTCCTCAACTGACAACGTAGAATTTGTCTGGCACATTTCAAGCTCCCAAAATCTGCTAACGCTCTGCTCAAGATCGTGGAACGTCGACAGGTTACAATGGACCCGAACTTCATCAGCATTGGAACCACTGTCGTGAAAACCGGATACGAGCCAACCAAACACCGAATTCTGGAGCATCGGTTTTCCGTTGCCAAGTTTGGAGTGACCGCTTCGCAAGAGCTCGAAGAAAACGCGTGCACCAATCACCATATCGATGGGACCACGCGTAGCAAACGATGGATCGGCGAGACGAATATTCTCCGGAATGGCCCAATCGTTAACATCGATGGTGCAAGTTGGAAGATCGCTGGTCACCTTATCCATCACAATAAACTCCAGCGGAACTCGGAAGTTGTTGAACCGTGAGGCAACCGTAGCGACAGTCGAAAACAGCGAAAATGCAGAAATATTTCCACCAATGCCAGCGATCTCTGTGTTACCAGGAGTTTTCCGCGAATTCAGAAGACGACGAAACCTTTCAGTCATGAGATTTGGCTGCGAAGCGCTATCAAGCAGAACTCGAGCGAGGAACGAAGTACCCTT
It includes:
- the LOC129742237 gene encoding uncharacterized protein LOC129742237 — encoded protein: MVIYRQAKDSMDRAINFMQNFDPDTQVEQALARKNALESNYKKFCQASLNLESLEEEENTGTDFAKDMAAFEEDYFTLKAFYASLEVPPRTPAPSLSSSGHSFRALKLPDIKLPEFSGSILRWFSYYDTFDSLVHNNAELSDVQKFHYLKSTLRGEALKLVEKMSVTGNNYSVALKMLTDRYQNLNILVRSHIEALFKVEKVRKECPRELTSLVGDFENNLGVLEKLGENTKGWSSLLVHMVSARLDHNTLREWQRAADKKKMPTYDELINFIREYVMELETLQSDRPVRDSRPNLQSVNAATEVKSNDNCAACGKGHRLYFCEQFKHMPVTQRAAIVKKSGLCVNCLFGKHSFATCKYGACRVCGTKHHTLLHNPDVDKARGSGTNQVPKQPSVSNFAGVDSSLPVPLSLSANTHSGTKRLDLSPSNQVFLATAVVKVLGPKGTSFLARVLLDSASQPNLMTERFRRLLNSRKTPGNTEIAGIGGNISAFSLFSTVATVASRFNNFRVPLEFIVMDKVTSDLPTCTIDVNDWAIPENIRLADPSFATRGPIDMVIGARVFFELLRSGHSKLGNGKPMLQNSVFGWLVSGFHDSGSNADEVRVHCNLSTFHDLEQSVSRFWELEMCQTNSTLSVEERLCENHFESTTRRDDSGRYIVSLPKKPELIGQLGNSRAIATRRFYCLEKRLEQNSDLKAQYSSFMSEYLALGHMELVDAVEDAPGRHFYLPHHAVFKPDSSSTKLRVVFDGSCKTTSGFSLNDVLLKGPTVQDDMISIILRFRMHPVVVTADVTKMYRQIWVAEEDRAYQRILWRESSSEPLRTYELTTVTYGTTTAPYLATRCLQQIADDEAQNFPKAVPVVKQGFYVDDVMRGFDTVEEAVTEVVEQFPAELREQASVLELDRSSPIKALGLFWKLTSDELLFKVPEWPDVPSTKRNILSHICSLFDPLGLVGPVIVRAKMLIQLLWEMQLGWDDPVPTSISDQWMEISSQLLILSQLSIPRFVLTKKLATLELHRFADASLRAYGACINLRSISASGAVTVRLMTAKSRVAPTEKRRPTLARLELCASLRLANLQNQLLESLQLQCPRFLWSDSTITLHWISRDPSNWNSFVANRVSQIQQLTETATWLHVPTEDNPADHISRGLTPESIVGNELWWNGPKWLLRPPQHWPASAYSWKTQPPPEVDTEKRKSVPISAVCTHQESWTRETLGYFDSYYRLLRIIALCKRFMNNCKLLEHARTVGFLVPSEIRSAELSLLQCVQLEEFAEDHKRLRQGSTVSQKSPLLKLRPFMDQNEQLIRVGGRLKNAPIPFDRKYPFLIPKKHFITDLIFLDAHEETLHAGPSHLLAAVRRRYWPIDGPNKARNTVHQCIVCFRNKPRFAQQVMAHLPAVRVTPSLPFASTGVDFMGPVYLKPPRKQGPIKSYICVFVCMVTKAAHLELVMSLTSDAFIAALKRFCSRRRRPSDIYCDNATNFVGAKNQLEELRVLFLSQRHQSEIARTTARMGIAFHFIPPRSPTFGGLWEACVKSVKHHLHRVTLDVLQTQEEMTTTVAQIEACLNSRPLSPRSNDPTDLEALTPGHFLIGGPILALPEPNLTSLPSNHLSRWQDQQRVLQTLWDRWYVEYLPTLQRLQKWPGKHPNLAVGDMVLVEDNNLPPTKWPIARVLKTIVGDDACGRVADVLCDGNQIRRCSIRKMCPLPHCEASTVTESERQPSAPSCTPQPSPTIDLQAPSTLPAAAQLLAPNSEIGSDDDNDE